From a single Polyodon spathula isolate WHYD16114869_AA unplaced genomic scaffold, ASM1765450v1 scaffolds_1544, whole genome shotgun sequence genomic region:
- the si:dkey-92i15.4 gene encoding pro-interleukin-16 isoform X3 — MSALSFVSLIPGEELDRLLEEVRELGDESLQRETDVQVVVLHKEEGAGLGFSIAGGIDQNKPVTVHKVFPHGMAAQEGTIQQGDTLLSINGSCLRDSFHYEALQILRKARLPAQAIVVLQKGGVGEHQAHRGPSPSLALPSAATAKQGRGAAELNRIVTVELNKDSSGLGFSLEGGKGSSQGDRPITVKKVFLGSPAEAVVQPGDEILQVHGRSMLGMMRLEAWMWIRTLPAGPVTLVIRKNPRT; from the exons ATGTCCGCCCTGTCCTTCGTATCCCTCATCCCCGGGGAGGAGCTGGACAGACTGCTGGAGGAAGTCAGGGAGCTGGGGGACGAGAGCCTGCAG CGCGAGACAGATGTCCAGGTGGTGGTCCTTCACAAGGAGGAAGGGGCGGGACTCGGGTTCAGCATCGCCGGGGGCATCGACCAGAACAAGCCGGTGACG gtccaCAAGGTCTTCCCTCACGGAATGGCGGCCCAGGAAGGAACGATCCAGCAGGGAGACACGCTGCTGTCAATCAACGGCAGCTGCCTGCGAGACTCCTTCCACTACGAGGCGCTGCAGATCCTGCGCAAGGCCCGCCTCCCGGCCCAGGCCATCGTGGTGCTGCAGAAAGGGGGCGTCGGCGAGCACCAGGCACACAGGGGCCCCTCCCCCAGCCTCGCTCTGCCCAGCGCCGCTACCGCCAAGCAGGGCCGCGGAGCAG CTGAGCTCAACAGGATCGTCACTGTGGAGCTGAACAAGGACTCCTCTGGACTGGGATTCAGTCTGGAGGGGGGCAAGGGTTCGAGTCAGGGGGACCGGCCAATCACTGTCAAGAAGGTTTTCTTGG GAAGTCCGGCCGAGGCGGTGGTCCAGCCCGGTGATGAGATTCTGCAGGTCCACGGGCGCAGCATGCTGGGAATGATGCGGCTGGAGGCCTGGATGTGGATCAGAACCCTACCGGCCGGGCCCGTCACACTGGTGATCAGAAAGAATCCCAGAACCTGA